One Deinobacterium chartae genomic window carries:
- a CDS encoding ParB/RepB/Spo0J family partition protein, producing MSRPRPGITAAARSAADLVAGGSNREVALSDIHVREHFNPRQDFSAQALQSLADSIREHGVLQPLLVRPVQGRLELVAGERRLRAARLAGLSRVPVIVRDLDDRAALIAAFRENLDRADLNPLEEVRAVCLALGSWLGVPQENVPALIGEVRNQGAHPRGAEVREAFEQLGLGSVESWWANKRPLLTLPDDLAQLVRERRLEPSKAVLLARVRDPQVRAQLTRRALEDAVSKAELRALIARQRSEAASPPAVSLEETRRLLSAARLKRLPTERQLRVQELLRELRELLG from the coding sequence GTGAGCCGCCCGCGCCCCGGCATCACCGCCGCCGCGCGCAGCGCAGCCGACCTTGTCGCCGGCGGCAGCAACCGCGAGGTGGCGCTGAGCGACATCCACGTGCGCGAACACTTCAACCCGCGCCAGGACTTCAGCGCGCAGGCCCTGCAGTCGCTGGCCGACAGCATCCGCGAGCACGGCGTGCTGCAGCCGTTGCTGGTCCGTCCGGTGCAGGGCCGCCTCGAACTCGTTGCCGGCGAACGCCGGCTGCGTGCGGCCCGCCTCGCCGGACTCAGCCGCGTACCGGTGATCGTGCGCGACCTCGACGACCGCGCTGCGCTGATCGCCGCGTTCCGCGAGAACCTGGACCGCGCCGACCTCAACCCGCTCGAGGAGGTCCGCGCAGTGTGCCTGGCACTGGGCAGCTGGCTGGGCGTGCCGCAGGAGAACGTACCTGCCCTGATCGGGGAGGTGCGCAATCAGGGTGCCCACCCGCGCGGCGCGGAGGTCCGCGAGGCCTTCGAGCAGCTCGGGTTGGGCAGCGTGGAGTCGTGGTGGGCCAACAAACGGCCGCTGCTGACCCTGCCGGACGACCTGGCCCAGCTGGTACGAGAACGCCGCCTCGAGCCGAGCAAGGCCGTACTGCTCGCGCGCGTGCGTGACCCGCAGGTACGCGCGCAGCTCACCCGCCGCGCCCTCGAGGACGCGGTGAGCAAGGCCGAACTGCGCGCCCTGATCGCCCGGCAGCGCAGCGAGGCTGCGAGCCCGCCCGCGGTGTCCCTCGAGGAGACGCGGCGGCTGCTGAGCGCGGCCCGCTTGAAGCGCCTGCCGACCGAGCGGCAGCTCCGGGTGCAGGAATTGCTGCGCGAACTGCGCGAACTGCTCGGGTAA
- a CDS encoding NAD(P)-binding domain-containing protein — MDTHVGFIGLGVMGQPMALNLIRAGTPLIVWNRSPERCEPLRAAGATVATAPGEVFARAQTVLLMLQDGEATDAVLGRGTPAFGTQVRGRTIVQMGTTSPDYSRGLEAELRAAGGHYVEAPVSGSRKPAEAGLLVGMLAGESAAVEAVRGLLGPMCHETVVCGAVPSALLMKLAVNLFLITTVTGLAEAVHFAERHRLDMQQFLAVIGAGQMASPVSRVKAPKMVERDFSVQASIADVLKNNRLVAEAARRAAMASPLLDACHALFAETVSLGFAHEDMAAVIRALEARTGAGTQAGTVLEEG, encoded by the coding sequence GTGGATACACACGTGGGCTTCATCGGTCTGGGCGTGATGGGCCAACCCATGGCGCTGAATCTGATTCGTGCAGGAACGCCGCTGATCGTCTGGAACCGCTCGCCTGAACGTTGCGAGCCCCTGCGTGCTGCGGGTGCCACGGTCGCCACAGCTCCCGGCGAGGTATTCGCGCGGGCGCAAACGGTCTTGCTGATGCTGCAAGACGGCGAGGCGACCGACGCGGTGCTGGGCCGCGGCACTCCCGCTTTTGGCACGCAGGTGCGGGGGCGCACGATCGTGCAGATGGGCACGACCTCCCCCGACTACTCGCGCGGCCTCGAGGCGGAGTTGCGCGCAGCAGGGGGACACTATGTAGAAGCGCCGGTATCCGGTTCTCGCAAGCCGGCCGAAGCTGGCCTGCTGGTGGGAATGTTGGCGGGGGAGAGCGCGGCAGTAGAGGCGGTGCGCGGGTTGCTCGGGCCGATGTGTCATGAGACCGTGGTGTGCGGCGCGGTACCGTCCGCACTGCTGATGAAGCTCGCGGTGAACCTGTTTCTGATTACTACGGTAACCGGCCTGGCCGAGGCGGTGCACTTCGCTGAGCGCCACCGCCTGGATATGCAGCAGTTCCTGGCGGTCATCGGAGCCGGGCAGATGGCGAGCCCGGTATCCCGCGTGAAAGCGCCCAAAATGGTCGAGCGGGACTTTTCGGTGCAGGCGTCGATTGCGGATGTGCTGAAAAACAACCGCCTGGTGGCGGAAGCGGCGCGGCGTGCCGCCATGGCCTCGCCGCTGCTCGACGCCTGCCACGCCCTGTTTGCCGAGACGGTGTCGCTGGGTTTTGCGCACGAGGACATGGCGGCGGTCATTCGGGCGCTCGAGGCGCGCACCGGAGCGGGGACGCAGGCCGGTACGGTCCTCGAGGAGGGATGA
- a CDS encoding alpha/beta fold hydrolase, whose amino-acid sequence MKPTCVSTLTSCPIARGSLALLYRAPARNARAKTADAWPPGRATPPAHFCPDLPGQRLCRRVHVIGSSFGSVGLALPHQAAHRVESVLTSGGSAGVGSGLAWLSLANAGLYRFFVPDRLAELSAQQFGIPATYRARLHRDLADSISAEFNRRVTGATVDLTLPTRAGTPLLARVGSKETWFAKQAARTLARRLPNAQALEVPGAGHVWNLQHPELFSATVRAWVRRQPLSARLRNLR is encoded by the coding sequence ATGAAGCCCACGTGTGTATCCACCTTGACCTCCTGCCCAATTGCTCGAGGGAGCTTGGCACTCTTATACCGCGCGCCTGCGCGTAATGCGAGGGCCAAAACAGCCGACGCCTGGCCCCCCGGTCGGGCCACCCCACCCGCTCACTTCTGCCCGGATCTCCCTGGACAGCGCCTCTGCCGCCGGGTACATGTGATCGGCAGCTCGTTCGGCAGCGTGGGCCTCGCGCTGCCTCATCAGGCAGCGCACCGGGTTGAGAGCGTCCTGACCAGCGGTGGGTCCGCAGGCGTCGGCTCCGGGCTGGCATGGCTTTCCCTGGCGAATGCCGGACTGTACCGATTCTTCGTACCCGACCGGCTGGCCGAGTTGAGCGCGCAGCAGTTTGGCATTCCCGCAACGTACCGTGCTCGGCTGCATCGCGACCTGGCAGACAGCATCTCTGCGGAATTCAATCGACGGGTCACCGGGGCAACGGTGGACCTCACGCTGCCCACGCGGGCTGGCACACCGCTACTGGCACGGGTGGGATCCAAAGAGACCTGGTTCGCCAAACAGGCGGCGCGCACGCTCGCCCGGCGCCTGCCAAACGCCCAGGCCCTCGAGGTGCCCGGAGCAGGGCACGTGTGGAACCTGCAACACCCCGAACTGTTCAGCGCGACGGTTCGGGCATGGGTGCGGCGACAACCGCTGTCCGCTCGGCTGCGAAACCTGCGGTGA
- a CDS encoding alpha/beta fold hydrolase, whose protein sequence is MVLGILGGLLGTVAFAAAGYSFRNTAYFGRDMAAVRRAGFVEKQLTVNGSVLNYAEGPNNGPPLLLIHGQSGDWKHYARVLPGLARSYRVLAVDCYGHGGSAWVPGKYSVAAMGADLARFMREVMARPALVSGHSSGGLLAAWLAANAPDTVRGVILEDPPLFTTLLPRAQKTWNYVDLATTSHNFLASGEKDFVSYCVAHGRLFALFRDLQPLLLRHVREQRAKYPDRPVRVFYMPPAMNELLRGLHRYDPRFGQAFYDGSWDAGSDHAEILVRIGVPTVLVHARWSYDDSGILMAAMDDRDAERARSLIQDVEFVRVNSGHGFHFEQPRAFLRVMKSVQERLQAERTNVQGAFGA, encoded by the coding sequence ATGGTGCTCGGGATCTTGGGAGGCCTGCTGGGAACCGTGGCGTTCGCCGCCGCCGGATACAGTTTCAGGAACACGGCGTACTTCGGCCGCGATATGGCGGCCGTGCGGCGCGCAGGCTTTGTGGAAAAACAGCTGACGGTGAACGGCAGCGTGCTGAACTATGCGGAAGGACCAAACAACGGCCCTCCGTTGCTGCTGATCCACGGGCAAAGCGGTGACTGGAAGCACTACGCCAGGGTCCTGCCCGGCTTGGCCCGCAGCTACCGGGTGCTCGCTGTGGACTGTTACGGCCACGGCGGCTCTGCCTGGGTTCCAGGGAAGTACAGTGTGGCCGCCATGGGTGCGGATCTGGCGCGTTTCATGCGCGAAGTGATGGCCCGGCCTGCGCTGGTGTCCGGGCATTCCTCGGGCGGTCTGCTGGCCGCGTGGTTGGCCGCGAATGCCCCGGACACGGTGCGGGGCGTGATCTTGGAAGATCCGCCGCTGTTTACCACGCTGTTGCCACGTGCGCAGAAAACCTGGAATTACGTGGACTTGGCCACCACGTCGCATAACTTCCTGGCGAGTGGCGAGAAAGACTTTGTTAGCTACTGCGTGGCGCATGGCCGACTGTTCGCGCTGTTCCGGGACCTGCAGCCGCTGCTGCTCAGGCACGTGCGCGAACAGCGCGCCAAGTACCCTGACAGGCCGGTACGGGTCTTTTACATGCCCCCGGCGATGAACGAGTTGCTGCGCGGGCTTCATCGCTACGACCCGCGCTTCGGGCAGGCGTTTTACGACGGTTCTTGGGACGCCGGTAGCGATCACGCCGAGATTCTGGTGCGCATCGGCGTGCCGACCGTGCTGGTCCACGCCCGCTGGAGCTACGACGACAGCGGCATCCTGATGGCCGCTATGGACGACCGGGACGCTGAGCGGGCCCGTTCGCTCATCCAAGATGTCGAGTTCGTTCGGGTCAACTCGGGGCACGGCTTTCACTTCGAGCAACCCAGAGCTTTCCTGCGAGTCATGAAGAGCGTTCAGGAGCGTTTGCAGGCGGAGCGAACGAATGTCCAGGGTGCTTTTGGGGCCTGA
- a CDS encoding DUF4180 domain-containing protein codes for MNHRIVQVGDQTYIEVTSSGTSLATEQDALDLIALSWEKGIPLLLLHRDVFTDAFFQLRSGVAGAVLQKFSNYNLKVAAIIPDRSSQHARFQELVGETSRGRTFAVFDARAAAEAWLLG; via the coding sequence ATGAACCATCGCATTGTACAAGTCGGCGATCAAACCTACATCGAAGTGACCTCGTCCGGCACTTCATTGGCTACCGAACAGGACGCGCTGGACCTCATCGCCTTGAGCTGGGAGAAAGGAATTCCCCTGCTGCTGCTGCACCGTGACGTGTTCACCGACGCGTTTTTTCAGCTGCGGTCGGGTGTGGCCGGAGCGGTCCTGCAGAAATTCAGCAACTACAACCTGAAAGTCGCGGCGATCATCCCGGACCGGTCCAGCCAGCACGCGCGCTTCCAGGAGCTGGTGGGAGAAACCAGCCGCGGGCGGACGTTCGCGGTGTTCGACGCGCGGGCCGCAGCGGAGGCGTGGCTGCTGGGCTGA
- a CDS encoding class I SAM-dependent methyltransferase gives MSQNIYDRPDFFEGYRQLERSRRGLEGAPEWPALRALLPAVHGLDVLDLGCGFGWFCRWAHAQGARTVVGLDLSENMLTRARELTAPGTVSYRRADLEEVALPAGGFDLVYSSLALHYLEHLPELLDRVYAALRPGGQLVFSVEHPIFTAPRRPGWLQPDGHRTWPVDQYLLEGPRVTDWLAPGVVKQHRTVSTYLNLLITRGFTVRHLEEWGPTDAQVAAQPELAEERERPMFLLVAATR, from the coding sequence ATGAGCCAGAACATCTACGACCGACCGGATTTCTTCGAAGGGTACCGTCAGCTCGAACGCTCCCGGCGCGGCCTCGAGGGGGCTCCCGAGTGGCCCGCGCTGCGGGCCCTGCTGCCTGCCGTACACGGCCTGGACGTGCTCGACTTGGGTTGTGGCTTCGGCTGGTTCTGCCGCTGGGCGCATGCGCAGGGGGCCCGCACGGTCGTGGGCCTGGACCTGTCCGAGAACATGCTAACCCGGGCACGCGAACTCACCGCGCCGGGCACGGTCAGCTATCGGCGCGCGGACCTCGAGGAGGTCGCGCTACCCGCAGGAGGTTTCGACCTGGTGTACAGCTCGCTGGCGCTGCACTACCTCGAGCACCTGCCCGAACTGCTGGACCGGGTGTATGCCGCGCTGCGCCCGGGCGGGCAGCTGGTGTTCTCGGTCGAGCACCCGATCTTCACCGCGCCGCGTCGGCCCGGCTGGCTGCAGCCGGACGGGCACCGCACGTGGCCGGTGGACCAGTACCTGCTGGAGGGTCCGCGCGTGACCGACTGGCTCGCACCGGGCGTGGTCAAACAGCACCGCACCGTGAGCACCTACCTTAACCTGCTGATCACGCGTGGTTTCACGGTGCGGCACCTCGAGGAGTGGGGGCCGACCGACGCGCAGGTCGCCGCGCAGCCCGAGCTCGCCGAGGAGCGCGAACGCCCGATGTTCCTGCTGGTCGCGGCCACACGCTGA
- a CDS encoding replication initiator protein A, whose product MARRTQQPALEENRLNLERFDEANVSQLGLISIQERIPTDFHEWEVSFEIEGRPALLRCRGAAGLGVPHGIDGDVASAIIDLYLEAGAPPDGTVRTTSYRLLKQAGFPNAGKYYPMLRESLERLRGSTYYASEAWRDHSRRRWMTVTFNYLEGLGYVEDDADPGSFSRGTELQLKLAQPIVNSIRARYVKPLDRAFLNSLERPLTRALYRLLDARRYGPDAPDGEPQMEFTVALLVWADACKVTDKRPDKIRRTLAGAHEELLARGYLREVAYMGRGKKQVIRYVFSPSVPIPPEAARTDETPHEPVSPVVDASALSPATARLREQGVSLAMARRLVAEFGEQHVLERIAKFHAILASGVQPRRPSALLIDVVRDDGSKYVDPEGYTPRPPAEKREERPATTDDERAAAEAFHERLRSLPRDQQVREILMTVRFLLQSYLTQRHLERLEALLLAGAQEPLELHSELSRAIAERRVKAYAEGLMGWLETAQP is encoded by the coding sequence TTGGCTCGCCGCACCCAGCAACCCGCCCTCGAAGAGAACCGGCTGAACCTCGAGCGCTTCGACGAGGCCAACGTCAGCCAGCTCGGCCTGATCAGCATTCAGGAGCGCATCCCCACCGACTTTCACGAGTGGGAGGTGTCGTTCGAGATCGAAGGCCGCCCCGCCCTGCTGCGTTGCCGCGGCGCCGCCGGACTCGGCGTGCCGCACGGGATCGACGGCGACGTGGCCAGTGCCATCATCGACTTGTACCTCGAGGCGGGCGCGCCGCCGGACGGTACGGTGCGCACCACCAGCTACCGCCTGCTCAAGCAGGCCGGCTTTCCCAACGCGGGCAAGTACTACCCGATGCTGCGCGAGAGCCTCGAGCGGTTGCGCGGCAGCACCTACTACGCCTCCGAGGCGTGGCGTGACCACTCGCGCCGCCGCTGGATGACCGTCACCTTCAACTACCTCGAGGGCCTGGGGTACGTGGAAGACGACGCGGACCCCGGCAGTTTCTCGCGCGGTACCGAGCTGCAGCTCAAGCTCGCCCAGCCGATCGTGAACTCGATCCGCGCCCGGTATGTCAAACCGCTCGACCGCGCGTTTCTCAATTCGCTGGAGCGCCCGCTGACCCGCGCCCTCTACCGCCTGCTCGACGCGCGCCGTTACGGACCCGACGCCCCCGACGGCGAACCGCAGATGGAGTTCACGGTGGCGCTGCTGGTGTGGGCCGACGCCTGCAAGGTCACCGACAAACGCCCGGACAAGATCCGCCGCACGCTCGCCGGCGCTCACGAAGAACTGCTCGCGCGCGGTTACCTGCGCGAGGTGGCGTACATGGGCCGCGGCAAGAAACAGGTGATCCGCTACGTGTTCTCTCCGAGCGTACCGATTCCTCCCGAGGCGGCGCGCACCGACGAGACGCCGCACGAGCCCGTTTCCCCGGTGGTAGACGCCTCGGCGCTCAGTCCGGCCACCGCGCGTCTGCGCGAGCAGGGCGTGAGCCTCGCCATGGCTCGCCGCCTGGTCGCCGAGTTCGGCGAGCAGCACGTGCTTGAACGCATCGCCAAATTTCACGCGATCCTCGCCTCGGGAGTGCAGCCCCGGCGGCCCAGCGCGCTGCTGATCGACGTGGTGCGCGACGATGGCAGCAAATACGTGGATCCCGAAGGCTACACTCCCAGGCCGCCCGCCGAAAAACGCGAGGAACGTCCTGCGACCACCGACGACGAGCGCGCGGCTGCCGAGGCATTCCACGAGCGGCTGCGCAGCCTTCCCCGTGATCAGCAGGTGCGCGAGATCCTGATGACCGTGCGTTTTTTGCTGCAGTCCTACCTGACCCAGCGGCACCTCGAGCGCCTCGAGGCGCTGCTGCTTGCAGGCGCACAGGAACCGTTGGAGCTGCACAGCGAGCTGTCGCGTGCCATCGCCGAGCGCCGCGTAAAGGCGTACGCCGAGGGTCTGATGGGCTGGCTGGAGACGGCTCAGCCCTGA
- a CDS encoding erythromycin esterase family protein, with protein sequence MPDQNLLRLGWNMAEPHSALSSFLNTLPEAPQLLALGEPTHGVDTFPAWRNRIFRTLVEGYGFRSIALESDIIAGQRVNAYITTGQGSLEEVMRTGFSHGFGASAANRELVEWMRAFNAEYRAGPPLHFYGFDAPLEWWAASPASSLLALHAFLDAHLTELPVSRSTLGHLCGTEDRWTNPATVRDATQSIGDRDEARQLRLLADDLGSLLRTETPHLTTQPGFWEAQLHARTAMDLLRYHALLASRAPNRVERMAALRDRMMADNLLAIAEREQQRGPTLVFAHHVHLQRSISRMQMGEMRIRWWGAGAHISRHLGSGYAFITSDAGTVLPKGIGEPAPETLQGTLMRLAAPVSLLTPQALAAVHPEQRATRTDLPIQAGYFSLKGGDLHLTDGLLFIKNATS encoded by the coding sequence ATGCCAGATCAAAACCTGCTACGGCTCGGTTGGAACATGGCCGAGCCGCACAGCGCCCTGTCGTCCTTTCTGAACACCCTGCCCGAAGCGCCACAATTGCTGGCGCTGGGTGAACCCACCCACGGTGTTGACACTTTCCCCGCCTGGCGTAATCGTATTTTTCGCACGCTGGTCGAGGGCTACGGCTTCCGCTCCATTGCGCTTGAAAGCGACATCATCGCGGGCCAGCGGGTGAATGCTTATATCACCACGGGTCAGGGAAGCCTCGAGGAGGTGATGCGGACCGGCTTCAGCCACGGCTTCGGAGCCAGCGCGGCCAACCGGGAACTGGTGGAGTGGATGCGGGCATTCAACGCCGAGTACCGGGCCGGTCCCCCGCTGCACTTTTACGGTTTCGATGCGCCGCTGGAGTGGTGGGCAGCCAGCCCCGCATCCAGCCTGCTGGCCCTGCACGCTTTCTTGGACGCTCATCTCACCGAATTACCGGTGAGCCGGAGCACCCTTGGGCATCTCTGCGGCACAGAAGACCGCTGGACGAATCCGGCAACGGTCAGGGACGCGACCCAATCTATCGGTGATCGCGACGAGGCGCGACAGCTTCGGCTACTGGCAGACGACCTGGGCAGCTTGCTGCGAACCGAGACTCCACACCTGACCACACAGCCAGGCTTCTGGGAGGCGCAGCTGCACGCCCGGACCGCCATGGACCTGCTGCGTTACCACGCGCTGCTGGCCAGCCGTGCGCCCAACCGGGTGGAGCGCATGGCAGCGCTACGGGACCGAATGATGGCCGACAATCTCCTTGCCATCGCCGAGCGCGAACAGCAGCGCGGACCCACCCTGGTCTTTGCCCATCACGTGCACCTGCAACGTTCGATCAGCCGGATGCAGATGGGAGAAATGCGGATCCGCTGGTGGGGCGCTGGGGCACATATCAGCCGCCACCTGGGCTCAGGCTACGCCTTCATCACGAGCGATGCGGGAACAGTGCTGCCCAAAGGCATCGGCGAACCCGCCCCTGAGACCCTGCAGGGCACTTTAATGCGCCTCGCGGCCCCGGTTTCCCTGCTGACCCCGCAGGCATTGGCCGCCGTACACCCTGAGCAGCGCGCGACCCGGACAGATCTTCCTATTCAGGCGGGCTACTTCTCTCTCAAAGGCGGAGACCTGCACCTGACCGATGGCCTGCTGTTTATCAAAAACGCGACAAGCTGA
- a CDS encoding type II toxin-antitoxin system prevent-host-death family antitoxin yields the protein MPTSLNVNSADFRTRLSELLGQVRGGAAVTVMQWDRAIAAAVPPSRELLARASEQATLTELRQNLRSYLNRAAQHTLVVVTEHGRPTAILGPTHLALPHHASPILTGGQRMPRVVTFYNQAGGVGKTSLSRDIAYLLSRRGFRTLLIDHDPQASLTMFLGLHLTSESADGTVRAADLPLAHTVYAAITDEEAALPQPTRISDSLDIIGSTSKLSRASALLMNERDLLLNLRRKLHARSDYDVVIIDAPPGREVLALNALIAADDVVVVTSTNSKSLDNLHNVLEVVDNARSAVQAVEPEHDLAVRLFAVTQFTPNQRHDQESLEYLQNFSQAVPVSTPVRFRSAVFKDAQLYHLPVPAYLPRNPAVQELETLTDEFVQALNLRAVAS from the coding sequence ATGCCCACCAGCCTCAACGTCAACAGCGCAGACTTCCGCACCCGGCTCTCCGAGCTGCTCGGCCAGGTGCGCGGGGGCGCGGCGGTCACGGTGATGCAGTGGGACCGCGCGATTGCCGCTGCCGTACCGCCCAGCCGCGAACTGCTGGCGCGTGCCAGCGAGCAAGCCACCCTCACCGAACTGCGCCAGAACCTGCGCAGCTACCTGAACCGCGCTGCACAGCATACGCTCGTTGTCGTCACCGAGCACGGCCGTCCGACCGCCATCCTCGGTCCTACCCACCTCGCCCTGCCGCACCACGCATCCCCGATCCTCACCGGAGGTCAGCGCATGCCCCGAGTCGTGACGTTCTACAACCAGGCCGGAGGGGTCGGCAAGACCAGCCTCAGCCGTGATATCGCCTACCTGCTCTCCCGCCGTGGCTTCCGCACGCTGCTCATCGATCACGATCCGCAGGCCAGCCTCACCATGTTCTTGGGCCTGCACCTCACCTCTGAGAGTGCGGATGGGACCGTGCGCGCCGCGGACCTGCCGCTGGCCCACACGGTGTACGCCGCCATCACCGACGAAGAAGCGGCGCTTCCGCAACCGACGCGCATCAGCGACAGCCTGGACATCATCGGCAGCACCTCGAAGCTCTCGCGTGCCTCTGCCCTGCTCATGAACGAACGGGACCTGCTGCTGAACCTGCGCCGCAAACTGCACGCCCGCAGCGACTACGACGTGGTCATCATCGATGCACCGCCCGGTCGCGAGGTGCTGGCGCTCAACGCCCTGATCGCCGCCGACGACGTGGTGGTGGTCACCAGCACCAACTCCAAGTCGCTCGACAACCTGCACAACGTCCTCGAGGTGGTTGATAACGCCCGCAGCGCGGTGCAGGCAGTGGAGCCCGAGCACGACCTGGCCGTGCGGCTGTTCGCGGTCACACAGTTCACCCCCAACCAGCGCCACGACCAGGAAAGCCTCGAGTACCTGCAGAACTTTTCGCAGGCCGTACCGGTCTCCACGCCGGTGCGCTTCCGCTCGGCGGTGTTCAAGGACGCGCAGCTCTACCATCTGCCGGTTCCCGCCTACCTGCCGCGCAACCCCGCCGTGCAGGAACTCGAGACGCTCACCGACGAGTTCGTGCAGGCCCTGAACCTGCGGGCGGTGGCGTCGTGA
- the rhaS gene encoding rhamnose ABC transporter substrate-binding protein — translation MKHRTLTLAALALTLGAVAAAQAGIPKGITIAFLPKQVNNPYFTTAWKGGQAAIKEFSGVGKQVGPSDAGASSQVSYINTLLAQRQKAIVVSASDQNALVPYLKRAMQQGVKVVTYDSDVAPDGRHLFVSQASSDTIGRDQIKLLAKQINYSGEIAVLSATPNATNQNAWIKVMQDELKKPEYKNMKLVKIAYGNDDDQKSFTEMQGLMQAYPNLKGVISPTTVGISAAARYLSSSPYKGKVALTGLGTPNQMREFVKNGTVQGFALWNPEELGYLASYAAAALVSGQISGKEGERFKAGKLGERTIGKNGVIILGPLTVFDKSNIDKFNF, via the coding sequence ATGAAACACCGCACCCTGACCCTCGCTGCCCTCGCCCTCACCCTCGGCGCCGTTGCTGCCGCACAAGCCGGTATCCCAAAAGGCATCACCATCGCCTTCTTGCCCAAACAGGTCAACAACCCGTACTTCACCACCGCCTGGAAGGGCGGACAGGCCGCCATCAAGGAGTTCTCCGGGGTCGGCAAGCAGGTCGGCCCCTCGGACGCCGGAGCGAGCAGCCAGGTCAGCTACATCAATACGCTGCTCGCGCAGCGCCAAAAGGCCATCGTGGTCTCGGCCAGCGACCAGAACGCGCTGGTTCCCTACCTCAAGCGCGCCATGCAACAGGGCGTCAAGGTCGTCACCTACGACAGCGACGTGGCCCCGGACGGCCGCCACCTTTTCGTGAGCCAGGCAAGCAGCGACACCATCGGCCGTGACCAGATCAAGCTGCTCGCCAAGCAGATCAATTACAGCGGTGAGATCGCGGTACTGTCCGCCACCCCGAACGCCACCAACCAGAACGCCTGGATCAAGGTGATGCAAGACGAGCTCAAGAAGCCCGAGTACAAGAACATGAAGCTCGTCAAGATCGCCTACGGCAACGACGACGACCAGAAATCGTTCACCGAGATGCAGGGCCTGATGCAGGCCTACCCGAACCTCAAGGGCGTCATTTCCCCCACCACGGTCGGCATCAGCGCCGCCGCGCGCTACCTGTCGAGCAGCCCTTACAAAGGCAAGGTCGCCCTCACCGGGCTCGGCACGCCCAACCAGATGCGCGAGTTCGTCAAGAACGGCACGGTACAGGGCTTCGCGCTGTGGAACCCCGAGGAACTCGGTTACCTCGCCTCGTACGCCGCTGCCGCGCTGGTGAGCGGGCAGATCAGCGGTAAAGAAGGCGAGCGCTTCAAGGCGGGCAAACTGGGCGAGCGCACCATCGGCAAGAACGGCGTGATCATCCTGGGGCCGCTCACCGTGTTCGACAAGAGCAACATCGACAAGTTCAACTTCTGA
- a CDS encoding AbrB/MazE/SpoVT family DNA-binding domain-containing protein, producing MQAPQGKLASTVRVGEKGQIVIPKDMRDLFNIRPGDTLLLLADEQRGIAIVRHELFTEFTRSVLQQTKTPDEPDE from the coding sequence ATGCAAGCCCCCCAAGGAAAATTGGCCAGCACGGTCCGTGTCGGTGAGAAAGGTCAGATCGTCATTCCCAAGGACATGCGCGACCTGTTTAACATCCGGCCTGGAGACACGCTGCTGCTGCTCGCCGATGAACAGCGGGGCATCGCGATCGTTCGGCACGAGCTCTTTACCGAGTTCACCCGCAGCGTCTTGCAACAGACAAAAACGCCTGACGAGCCGGACGAGTGA